In the genome of Nymphaea colorata isolate Beijing-Zhang1983 chromosome 9, ASM883128v2, whole genome shotgun sequence, one region contains:
- the LOC116260167 gene encoding DDB1- and CUL4-associated factor homolog 1: protein MEPVVDQAAAVAPPPLEVEGSAEMDALMERAQSLMARITSSQHNPNPRVLHALASLLETEESRYVQEFGHSSFNNTRASHNIGRLGSLIRENEEFLDLVSSKFLSDSRFNTSIRAAASRLLLACSAAWMYPHVLEDDVLENIKHWVMDDTIPTTSGEYNSKAETDTSKPSDIEMLRTYATGLLTVSLSGGGQLVEDVLMSGLSSKLMRFLRIRVLGETSTSQKEAGFPTEGKHASGGARGREEGRSRFRQVTDATRLDAAKASDEGLLDDQIIEKDHDRAGMPKQMHGKECREDGLTISARDMPIDGMSDDDEQVGACTKDFYEEKTKLSERISLGRSMRDEDMDENIRDESSRYKAGRAGTHNRGKERASEIILETERSLTSPGAGMRIGSQARSARDRNQTKTIDPKRAVDTKKDPSKASADVLAPEKEDNDDSSFEVKVGTVDVSELVKKAKRAAEAEARAANAPPDAVKAAGDAAMELVKTAALEAFNSTNNEEAVVEAAAKAASTVVEAAIATEVSRSQMNFDQEAPQSSSLEPEKEEELEGFFIPDRELLAQLRERYCIQCLQLLGEYVEVLGPVLHEKGVDVCLTLLQRNNNATEPSKNLMVLSDVLKLVCALAAHRKFAALFVDRGGMQRILAVRRVSQTFVGLSSCLFAIGSLQGIMERFCALPSDVVHQVVELALQLLECSQDQARKNAALFFGAAFVFRAVLDSFDTQDGLAKLLNLLRGAASVRSGVNSGSLGLSNLRNDRAPTEVLSASEKQIAYHTCVALRQYFRSHLLLVDSLRPNKNHRSGARNISSARAAYKPLDISNEAMDAIFLLLQRDRKIGPAFVRVRWPPVDKFLSLNGHTTLLELCQAPPVDRYLHDLAQYALGVLHIVTLVPYSRRAIISSTLSNERVGMAVILDAANGAGYGDPEVIQPALNLLVNLCCPPPSLCNKLSLPQGQHASVQNPSGLSGTDHKERHTERSLSDRAISFAHTEARERAGELGNNERGGPLHSTTPAASGSQPSAPLASGVVGDRRISLGSGTGSAGLAAFMEQGYRQAWEAVRANNGIKVLLHLLHPRILIPPASLDCIRALACRVLLGLARDDSIAHILTKLQVGKLLSELIRDSGSQSSGTEQGRWQAELGQVAMELIAIVTNSGRASTLAATDAAAPTLRRIERAAIAAATPITYHARELLLLIHEHLVASGMNTTADSLLKEAQLAPLPSLSSSFPLLHQTSIQDNPKVELQWPSRVSGRFLSDTLKVPSRIEDPGHKRDSSATASRRKPVFSSNLTCPIKGQLLSQPLGNKVSSASKNPCISTRVAEVIPTSSPRPASDMETPSRTPLGLPMKRKLMDRDLGLAPLTKRLATNDLVFLSPTACKTPISAADNLDDIQGQATPTLLPLTSNGQQSQHGFIPDTPSHPERVTLDSLVVQYLKHQHRQCPAPITTLPPLSLLHPHVCPEPSRRLDMPVNLVARLSTRESRTRYGGIHGHRRDRQFVFSRFRPWRTCRDEAALLTCISFLGDASRIVTGSHAGELKIFDVNSSNVLESHLCHQTPVMLVQSSSPICRTWSDSSASARELLLSSSAFDVRLWDSSSLSAGPLHIFDGRKAARFNHAGNVFATVASELSRREVLLYDVETCHLDQKLSDTPASAGPIRSHVQSIIHFSPSDEMVLWNGILWDRRVSRPIHRFDQFTDYGGGGFHPAGNEVIINSEVWDLKKFKLLRSVPSLDQTIINFNAGGDIIYAMLRRNLEDITSAVHTRRVRHPLFAAFRTVDAVNYSDIATIPVDRCVLDFATEPTDSFVGVVAMDDHEEMFSSARLYEIGRRRSTDDDSDPDDGVETDEEDDDEDDSEADEDPLVAAGLDADVDSDGIDLSNDDDDDTGDELDDADFNSDDEGDFDNGAAILELVSEDDEGDDNQVVESLSSEDEGWVDFTSFI from the exons ATATGTACAAGAGTTTGGTCATTCTTCTTTCAATAACACTCGCGCTTCGCACAACATTGGCCGCCTGGGCAGCTTGATTCGG GAAAATGAGGAGTTCCTTGATCTGGTATCGTCAAAGTTTCTCTCAGATAGTAGATTTAATACAAGCATCCGTGCAGCTGCTTCCAGGCTTCTCCTGGCATGTTCTGCAGCTTGGATG tatccACATGTTCTTGAAGATGATGTTTTGGAGAATATCAAACATTGGGTGATGGATGACACAATACCAACTACTTCTGGGGAATATAATTCAAAGGCTGAGACAGACACAAGCAAACCCTCTGACATAGAAATGTTGAGGACTTATGCTACTGGGCTTCTCACAGTGTCTTTATCTGG AGGAGGTCAGCTGGTGGAGGATGTCTTAATGTCTGGTTTGTCCTCAAAGCTCATGCGTTTTCTGCGTATACGAGTTCTTGGAGAGACAAGTACGAGTCAGAAGGAGGCTGGTTTTCCAACTGAGGGCAAACATGCATCAGGAGGTGCTAGAGGGAGAGAAGAGGGCAGGTCTAGATTTCGGCAGGTAACTGATGCCACACGTTTGGATGCTGCAAAGGCCAGTGATGAAGGATTACTTGATGATCAAATAATTGAGAAGGATCATGATAGGGCAGGTATGCCAAAGCAGATGCATGGCAAGGAATGCCGAGAAGATGGGTTAACAATAAGTGCAAGAGACATGCCAATAGATGGTATGAGCGATGATGATGAACAAGTTGGTGCATGCACGAAGGATTTCTatgaagagaaaacaaaattaagtGAGAGAATTAGTCTTGGTAGATCCATGAGAGATGAAGATATGGATGAGAATATCAGGGACGAGTCTTCAAGATACAAGGCAGGTCGTGCTGGCACTCATaatagaggaaaagagagagctaGTGAAATTATTTTAGAAACTGAAAGGAGCTTGACTTCTCCAGGGGCTGGAATGCGAATAGGTTCTCAAGCACGGAGTGCAAGAGACCGTAATCAGACAAAAACCATTGATCCTAAAAGAGCAGTTGATACAAAGAAAGATCCCAGCAAGGCCAGTGCGGATGTCTTAGCCCCTGAGAAAGAAGATAATGATGACAGTAGTTTTGAAGTCAAGGTTGGGACTGTAGATGTATCTGAACTGGTGAAGAAAGCAAAAAGGGCTGCTGAAGCTGAAGCTCGAGCTGCCAATGCACCTCCTGATGCAGTTAAAGCTGCTGGTGATGCTGCAATGGAGCTTGTCAAAACTGCTGCTTTAGAG GCTTTTAATAGCACTAACAATGAAGAAGCTGTTGTTGAGGCTGCAGCTAAAGCTGCATCAACCGTAGTTGAGGCAGCAATAGCAACAGAAGTTTCAAG GAGCCAGATGAATTTTGATCAAGAAGCTCCACAATCAAGTAGTTTGGaacctgaaaaagaagaagaactagAAGGTTTTTTCATCCCAGATAGGGAATTGCTAGCTCAGTTGAGGGAAAGATATTGCATTCAGTGTCTCCAGTTACTTGGAGAATATGTTGAAGTTTTAGGCCCTGTTTTACATGAAAAAGGGGTAGATGTGTGTCTCACATTGCTACAGCGTAATAACAATGCAACTGAACCTTCAAAAAACTTAATGGTTCTATCAGATGTGTTGAAACTAGTTTGTGCTTTAGCTGCTCACCGCAAATTTGCAGCATTGTTTGTCGATCGAGGTGGTATGCAAAGGATTCTAGCTGTTAGAAGGGTCTCACAGACTTTTGTTGGTCTTTCATCATGTTTATTTGCCATCGGCTCTCTCCAG GGAATTATGGAGAGATTCTGTGCTCTTCCTTCAGATGTTGTTCATCAAGTTGTGGAGCTCGCCCTTCAGCTTCTTGAATGTTCCCAAGATCAAGCTAGAAAAAATGCTGCCTTATTTTTTGGTGCTGCTTTTGTCTTTCGAGCTGTTTTAGACTCTTTTGATACACAAGATGGTTTAGCGAAACTGTTGAATCTGTTGAGAGGCGCTGCTTCAGTCAGATCAGGGGTTAATTCAGGGTCATTGGGCTTGTCAAATCTGCGCAATGATAGAGCACCTACAGAAGTTTTGTCTGCATCAGAAAAGCAGATAGCCTATCATACATGTGTTGCATTGCGCCAGTATTTCAGATCTCACCTTTTGCTTGTTGATTCTCTTCGTCCAAATAAAAATCACCGGAGTGGAGCACGGAATATTTCGAGTGCAAGGGCAGCCTATAAGCCTCTTGATATTAGCAATGAGGCTATGGATGCCATATTTCTTCTCCTACAGCGAGATAGGAAGATTGGCCCAGCATTCGTGCGAGTTCGTTGGCCACCAGTGGATAAGTTTCTTAGTTTGAATGGGCATACTACGTTGCTGGAGTTATGTCAG GCCCCTCCAGTTGATCGATATCTTCATGACCTGGCCCAGTATGCTTTGGGCGTATTGCATATTGTGACTTTAGTTCCATACAGCCGTCGAGCCATTATCTCCTCTACATTGAGTAATGAGCGTGTAGGTATGGCTGTGATTCTAGACGCAGCTAATGGTGCTGGTTACGGGGATCCAGAG GTGATTCAACCAGCACTTAATTTGTTGGTTAATCTTTGCTgccctcctccttctctttgCAATAAACTTTCACTTCCTCAGGGTCAGCATGCATCAGTCCAGAACCCAAGTGGTCTATCTGGGACTGATCATAAAGAAAGGCATACTGAAAGAAGCCTTTCAGACCGTGCCATTTCATTTGCCCATACTGAGGCTAGGGAGCGAGCTGGTGAACTAGGTAACAATGAGCGAGGGGGTCCACTTCACAGTACAACACCGGCTGCAAGTGGCTCGCAACCCTCTGCTCCTCTTGCATCTGGAGTTGTTGGTGACCGCAGAATCTCTCTAGGTTCAGGAACTGGTTCTGCTGGACTTGCTGCATTTATGGAACAAGGTTATCGTCAAGCATGGGAGGCTGTTCGAGCAAATAATGGTATTAAGGTTCTTTTGCACCTGCTGCATCCACGGATACTCATCCCTCCTGCTTCTCTGGATTGTATTCGTGCTTTGGCTTGTCGAGTTTTGCTTGGTCTAGCTAGGGACGATTCCATTGCACATATACTGACAAAACTCCAG gtTGGGAAGTTGCTGTCTGAACTTATTCGAGATTCAGGAAGCCAGTCTTCTGGTACAGAGCAAGGAAGATGGCAAGCGGAACTGGGTCAAGTTGCAATGGAGCTTATTGCA ATTGTAACAAATTCAGGACGTGCAAGTACTCTGGCAGCCACTGATGCAGCTGCACCTACTCTTAGGCGGATTGAAAGAGCAGCAATTGCAGCAGCAACTCCTATTACTTATCATGCCAG GGAGCTGTTGCTTCTGATACATGAGCATCTCGTGGCATCAGGCATGAACACAACTGCTGATTCATTGTTGAAGGAGGCACAGTTGGCACCATTACCATCCTTGTCATCATCATTTCCTCTGCTACATCAAACATCTATCCAGGACAACCCAAAAGTGGAGCTCCAATGGCCATCACGTGTTTCTGGGAGATTCCTTTCTGATACTTTGAAAGTGCCTTCTCGGATTGAGGATCCAGGTCACAAGCGGGATTCTTCTGCAACGGCTTCAAGGAGAAAACCTGTTTTTTCATCAAACCTAACATGTCCGATCAAAGGCCAGCTACTATCTCAGCCTTTGGGTAATAAGGTATCTAGTGCGTCAAAGAATCCATGCATATCCACGAGGGTTGCTGAAGTTATCCCCACATCCTCTCCCAGACCAGCTTCAGATATGGAAACACCATCGAGGACTCCTCTAGGTCTCCCAATGAAGAGAAAGTTGATGGACAGGGATCTGGGTTTGGCACCATTGACTAAGCGTCTGGCTACAAATGATCTTGTATTTCTCTCACCAACTGCTTGTAAGACTCCTATTTCTGCAGCTGATAATTTGGATGATATTCAGGGCCAAGCGACTCCAACATTATTACCATTGACCTCCAATGGACAGCAGTCACAGCATGGATTTATACCTGATACACCTTCTCACCCCGAGAGAGTAACACTGGACTCGTTGGTGGTACAGTATCTTAAGCATCAACATCGACAATGCCCAGCTCCAATAACCACTCTCCCGCCACTGTCCCTTTTACATCCCCATGTATGCCCAGAACCAAGTAGAAGGTTGGACATGCCTGTGAACCTAGTGGCGAGATTGAGCACCCGTGAAAGCAGGACAAGATATGGTGGTATTCATGGCCATCGCCGTGATCGGCAATTTGTTTTCAGCCGCTTTAGGCCTTGGAGGACATGCAGAGATGAGGCAGCTCTCCTcacttgcatttcattcttagGAGACGCATCTCGAATTGTGACTGGCAGTCATGCTGGGGAACTCAAGATCTTTGATGTAAATAGTAGCAATGTGCTTGAGAGCCACCTGTGCCACCAAACGCCGGTGATGCTGGTTCAGTCATCCTCTCCTATTTGCAGGACATGGTCAGACAGCTCTGCTAGTGCTCGCGAGCTTTTACTCTCGTCTAGTGCCTTTGATGTGAGACTCTGGGATTCGTCATCCTTATCTGCAGGTCCACTTCATATCTTTGATGGACGCAAGGCAGCACGCTTCAACCATGCAGGCAACGTATTTGCGACAGTGGCATCAGAGTTATCTCGTCGGGAAGTTTTGTTGTATGATGTGGAGACTTGCCATTTGGATCAGAAATTATCTGATACCCCTGCTTCTGCAGGACCCATTCGCAGTCATGTACAGTCAATAATTCACTTTAGTCCATCAGATGAGATGGTTCTCTGGAATGGTATCTTGTGGGACCGGAGGGTGTCTCGGCCTATCCACCGCTTTGATCAATTTACAGACTATGGAGGAGGTGGATTTCATCCTGCAGGAAACGAG GTGATAATAAACTCAGAAGTGTGGGATCTGAAGAAGTTCAAACTCCTTCGGAGTGTACCCTCATTGGACCAGACAATTATAAATTTCAATGCGGGCGGTGATATAATCTATGCTATGTTGAGAAGAAACTTGGAAGACATAACATCAGCTGTCCACACTCGGAGAGTCAGGCATCCACTATTTGCAGCATTTCGTACAGTGGATGCTGTGAATTATTCGGACATTGCAACCATTCCAGTGGATCGCTGTGTTTTGGATTTTGCTACCGAACCAACAGACTCGTTTGTTGGTGTAGTTGCGATGGATGATCACGAAGAAATGTTCTCATCGGCAAGGTTATATGAAATAGGGAGGAGGCGGTCAACCGATGATGACTCAGATCCGGATGATGGAGTTGAGACAGATGaggaggatgatgatgaggatgatTCTGAGGCAGATGAAGATCCGTTGGTTGCAGCAGGCCTCGATGCAGATGTTGACAGTGATGGTATTGACCTAAgcaatgatgatgatgatgacaccGGGGATGAGCTTGATGATGCAGATTTCAACAGTGACGATGAAGGGGATTTTGACAATGGAGCTGCCATTTTGGAGCTTGTATCAGAAGATGATGAGGGTGACGATAATCAGGTGGTTGAATCCTTAAGCAGCGAGGATGAAGGATGGGTCGATTTCACTTCCTTCATCTAG